The genomic DNA TCCCACAGGCGATAAGAGCCACGGCGAAGCCGAAGAGCGCCCATCGGGCGCGAGGTTTGGTCTAAGGCGGTACGCCGCCAGCCAAACTATTTTATGAAGTCAAAAAGTGTCCATGACTGTAGAGCGGAGCTTGGTTGAACCTTTTGTATTCCTCTTCTCTTGATCCACATTCCCATCTTCGGCTCCCGCCTTCCTCTTTGCCTTAATTTTCATTTCTACTTTCTGTACTTGTCTGTCCCCTTTCCACTGCTTTCGTTTTCCTTTGCGTATGCTTTCTATGACTAAGTATGGATACTTGAGTCTAAGCATTCATTTCCTTATCCCTTTGCTTTATTTTCAGCTTTTCTTGTTTGAATAGGCTGTAGGGTTCTGATAATTGCATTTCCGTTTACTAGATTAAGAAGAAGCAGCTTACGTTGAATTGTACAAAAGCCGTCTATCCTAAGATAGACGGCTTTTGTTGTTTTCATCTGGCTAGTAAATTTTGTTATTCTTTCTGCTTTAGATATTCCAGTTGCTTTGACTGATACTTAGTCCCATGCTTTCCCATTCCACGCTCCCGCGGGTGGACGGGAGATGCTAGCGCAGATCTAGCTTTGCATAAGCCATCCGTACTGCTCGTTCCTCGCCAACGGCTGCCGCTACCTTTCCATTCCCTCTGCGCTTAACCTGGTGATCCCGTGCGTCCCCTTTCCGTCGTGATTCTCGGAATATTCACGGTGACTCAAAAGGAGCTCGCTTTGCCTGATTAGGTACGAAAAACAATACCGAGAATAATGACTCCAACCCGAAGGAGAAAATGAGAGGGAGTTCGCCCCATTTATGAAGATCCTTTGTCTGGTTGCTATTCAAGGTGGGTGTGATTGCTTTAAGATGTTACATAGTCATTGTAATGGCCGTCCCGGGCTAGAGGCTGGTCGCTACCTCTCCACTCCCTTCGCTTTAACTTGTGATGCCGTGCGTCCTCTTTCTGAGATCCTTCACGGAATGATCACGGTGGTGCAGCATTTTCTCCAGTGCCGTATTATGCACTAAAAACAATGCCGTGAATAATCTCAGAAATTCAAAGTAAGGGAGAAGGAAAGAGGTGGTATGGTGGCGAGTTCTGATTGGTTTTTGTTTCCGGTCTCTAGTCAATGACAGGATATATGAGAGCTAACGCTACATAAGCCATCCGTAATGCACGTTCCTCGCACGAGCAGCCGCTATCCTTCCATTCCTCAGGCTTTAAAATCTAATGTTCATACACCTTTTCGTAATGATCCTTAGGATACCCACGGTGGCTCTGAATATGTTCACCTTGCCTACTCAGGTACTATAAAGAATACCTCTAACGATGACTTCAAGTCGAAGGGGCTGCTGTGGAGAAGCGTCTTGCTTATGAGGCAGTTATTAGGCGCGCTTTAGGCTCAAGGTGTGGAGGGATGTGCAAGCTCAAGAAGTGTTGCGTCAGTCTTTTATTATAACTGAAAAGATACTCTTATAGTTATGGAGGCAGCATTTATCTCCGTCTTTCAGGATGACATTTAACTAATATAAAAAAAGGCAGACCGAAGTCTGCCTTTTCATTATTTCATAGCGTAGATAATATTTCGTAACTCTTCAAAGGATGCTTTAACCTCTGTTATTCGTAATGTCGCGCTTTGCATTGCAGTGTACGTTTCTTCGGCTATTGTTCCGATGTCGCTTGCAGTTCGAGCTACTTGCTCGGTAGCTGCTGATTGTTGTTCTGCTGCTGTTGCAATACCAGTAACCATTTGACTGGTAGATTCGGTCATTGTGCGGATTCCAGTAAGTGCTTCTTCTGTATCCTTAGCTCTCGCTACGTTGTTTCCTGCTTCAGTATCAACCTTTTTAATAGATGCTGCACAATTTCTTGTTCCGTTTTGAATAGCGGTCACAGCCGAGTCAACCTCGCTGGTTGCAGACATGGTTTTCTCTGCCAGTTTTCGTACTTCGTCTGCAACTACAGAGAAGCCTCTTCCAGCTTCGCCAGCTCGTGCTGCTTCGATTGCAGCATTAAGGGCAAGGAGGTTGGTCTGGTCGGCAATGTCGTTGATGATTTCCATGACGTTACCAATGCCATCGGCATGCTCTGTAAGCTTGTCGATATCATCACTCATAGTTGCAATAAGCTTTTGCAGCGAATGAATTGAATGCATGGATTCTTGCACTATGCCTGCACCGTTATCTGCATTTTCTTTTGTAATTTGCGCTGTGTTGGCCGTTTGGCTTGAATTGGAGGCAATCTCCTGTACAGTTGCACTTAATTCATCGATGGCTGTGATGGTCTCGAGAAGATATTCTTTTTGTTTTTCAGTTCGAGTATTTGACTCTTCAACATTTTCTGTGAGCAGACGTAAGATATCTTCTGTTTTGTCTGAAAGTGCATGAGCATGAGTAGCTGCAGTTTCAATTTCTTTTTTGTTCGCTTCCATTTCTTTCTGACGCGCTTTTAATTCTGATACGTTGTTCCAGAATGTAATGCCGCCGGTTACATTTCCCTCTGCGTCTAACAATGGCACGACGTCTATGACCAACTCATAATTCTTTCCAACTGCGTTAGTGTATGAGAAGTCTTTGTTGATACATGGTGTTTTATCCCTCATTACGTCGATCAGGATTACGTGGTAGCTCGGATCATCAAAAAGGAATTTTGAAATGTTCCAGCCTGCAAAATCTTCAACATTGCCACTTCGACCGGTAATCTCAATCATGTAGTTGTTGCAGCTTTGTAGTTCCATGTTTGCGTTAACAACGGCATACGGATTTTGAATACCGTTCAGGAGGCCCTGCATGAAGCTCATTTTATCCTGAAGTTCGCCAATAATTGTAACATTCATATTGCGTAGCGAGTCTGCAAGGGTGCCTAGCTCTGTTGTGCTTTTGAAGGCAAGTTGAGCATTGAGGTTACCGTTTTCAATCTGCGTTGCGTATTCGCCTATTTCGGCAAGCGGCTTCGTAACGAAAAATCTTGTGAGTAGGTATAATAGCAGACCAAGCGCAATGAGCAGTCCTGCACCTGCGTACTGCATAGCGATTGCGGTCTTATGAGATCCTGCTGTAATTTCACTTTCCGCCTGAGTGGCGCATAAAATCCACTCATGTAGAATATTACCTTTTGAGATTGAAATCGGCTGTACGAGATATTTGTATTTCTCTGCAGTGGCGTCTGTTGAAAAGAAGTTATCCTGTCCGCCCAGAATCTTTTGGATATAGCCGGTGTGATCTCCAAGGTCTTTTTTGAGGATCATGTCGGGATTTTTATGAGCAATAAAGATCCCTCTTGAGTCGATGAAAAAGAGTGAGCCGGTTTTTCCAATTTTTGAGTTATTGATAAACTTGTTCGTAAAGTAGTCCATTTGCGGCGCAAGAATAACACTGCCAACATGCTTGCTGTTGTCATAAACCGGAATTGATATAACAAAAATAGGATTACCACGAAGAATACTCGGGTAGACCTGACTAATGAAATATTCTTTTCCAGATCGGGATGCTTTAATAAATGAAAGCTGTGCGCCACCCTTGCCAATTGTTTTTCCGCCTACTGTGTCAGTAAAGAATGTGCCGTCTTTAATGACACGGCTTTTTCCATTTACTGTGACAGAAAAGCTTTTTCCTTTGGGTAAATGCGCGGCAAGTGGAATGTTTTCATAAAAACCGTATTTATTGTGGTAGGTTTGAAGATATTTTTGTGCTTTATCAACCAGCTCACTGTCTTCCGGATTTTTACATGCTTCTATTACAGTAGGCGACTTAGCCATGATCTGTGCAAGATTTATCTGCGCATTTGTCCAATCTTCTAATACATTGGCTACATGTTCGAGTGTTCGTCTGTTAGAAGTAGTGTTTTGAGCGAGTTCCGTCTCTTGTTGTGATCTTAAAAAGTAAGCACTTACTATAGATATAGACAATAATAAGATACAAAAGACGCACCCGATGTACCGAAATGCTAATGTTTTCCAAAAATTACCTTTCACTACACCCTCCATGAAAGACTTTTATAATACAGTTTTAAATTATGTCCCATGTTCACTAATGTAATTAATATAAGTATATTAGTGTCCTATGTCATATCGGCAGATGGACTGTTTTGTTAAGGGGAATGCAAGTAATACTTCTTAAATTGCTGTAAATACTTCCTTCGTGCGAAAGGTGTAACATTGCTACTATCCTATAACGTTGAGCAATTGTTGTGTTTCAACATATCCTTGGGACTCTTTTAAATCCCTACTAGTATGAGGTGTTGGTAGGTTTAGAACTTTTTTGGTGGATATTTTGTAAAGGGTTCCTTCATGGGTATAGCAACTGACCTTATTACCGTAATGCTTGCTGCGCTGTTGGGCGCTATTATTGCCCGTGCGCTGAAGCAACCATATATTCTCGGTTACATTCTTGGTGGTATGCTCGTTGGCCCATACACTGCCGGTCCGACAGTTTCTGGTGACGGGCAGCACAATATTGAGCTGCTTTCTAATATTGGTGTTGCACTTTTGTTGTTTGCCTTGGGGCTGGACTTCACGTTGAAGAAACTGAAGCCGGTTCGGGTAATTGCTCTTATCGGAACTCCAGCTCAGGTTGCCTTGACCATGGCGGCAGGGTGGGGAATTGCGTACTATGTTCTAGAGTGGACCAGCATTCAGGCTGTGTGGTTTGGCGCGTTTATGGCGTTTTCAAATACTATGATGATATTGAAGACACTTGAGAACCGTGGGCAGATGGGGACGTACATCAGCGCGATAATGGTCGGTATTCTCATCATGCAGGATATCTGTACTATTCCGCTACTCGTTATCCTGCCTACGTTGAGCATGGTGGGCGAAGGACTGCTTCCCGTTGCATGGGCGTTAGGGAAGGGAGCACTTTTTCTTGTAGCGATGTTTGTTTTAGGAACACGGCTTATTCCTTGGGTGCTCTCCATTGTTGCGAGTGCTCAATCGAGAGAGCTATTCATGCTTGCCTGCTCCACGATTGGGCTTGGTGTCGGGTATGCTACCTTTTTGCTTGGGTTGTCCTTTCCTTTCGGTGCGTTTGTCGCAGGTGTGCTTATTAGTGAGTCAGACTATGCGCGTCAGGCTCTGGGGGATATTGCCCCTATGCGCGATCTGTTCTGTATGCTTTTCTTTGCCTCAATAGGCATGCTCATTAATTTTGAATTCATCATCGAGAACATAATTCCAGTATTGGAGCTTACTGTTGCCATTATTCTTGTAAAAGGCTTCATCTTCTGGCTGGTAGCTACAATATTAAGAATACGTCAGCAGAAGGCGTTGATGATTGGTTTTGGGATGTATTCAATTGGTGAGTTGTCTTTTCTGCTGGCGAGTATTGCAGAGGAATCTCAAATCATAACGGATAAACAGTATTCGTTGATACTCGCGGCAGCCATATTAACAATGTTGCTCACTCCGTTGACATTTAAGATTGCTCCGCTGGCGTACAAGCTATGTAAGAAAGCATTCCGTCTCGAAAATATAGAAACAGAATCCTATCAGGCTAGTGGTAGAAAAGATCATGTAATTATTGTGGGATCAGGGCGGGTTGGAGTTGCTATTGCGAGTATTTTAACAGAATTCTTAATTCCGTTTGTGATGATCGAATATAATCTTCCGGCTTTTTTGGCCGCAAAGCAGAAAGGGTATCCCATTATATTTGGCGATGCCGCTGTACAGGAAGTGTATGACACTGCTGATCCAGCAGATGCTCAGCTGACTCTTGTGACAGCTCCGGCTACAACTGGTTGTTTTCCGCTTATTCAGAATATCCGTTCCAGATATTCGAATATGAAGATTATTGCGAGCGTGAACTCGGACGATCAGATTGAGCAGCTAAAGGCGTGCGGTGTCGACGTGATGATTAATCCGATACTTGAAGCGAGTCTGGAGATGACAAGGCTTGCGTTGGAACATTTTGATGTAGAGGACAGGAATATTGGAAGCATGCTTTCAGCGTATCGAATTAAACAATACACTTCAGGGCAGTTGCTTCCGCAAATCGATGAGACGGAGGGAAATAGTTCGTAAATGCGGCTATGAGGCCAGAATATAATCTCTTCCAAGGGTATATCCCTTAGTTTTTAAGAATTCTTCAAGCTGATCGTTCGCATCATGCCCTGCTAGATATGCCACAGCAAAACAATGTTCCTGATCCAGAATTTCCCTGCCTGCCACACGCTTTCCATTTACAATGTTGCCTATCTTATTTGGGTCAACATCAATCCACCCAGTGATGACAACACCGCTTTGCTCAAGCAGGAGCGCACGGTTCCGACTGGTTTTGCTTGCACCGATGACGTAAATCTTTCTGTCTGGTGAAACATTGTTGTGAAGCCAGTCCGCAAGGTAGGGGGATTTCATTTTATAGAAGTTATCTGTTGTGCACTGTTCGCCGGTACGGGAAAGCCTGTCAGGGGGATCGTTCCATACGACTAACGTGGACGGAAGCTTCGCAGCCTTGATTCCAAGGGACATCCAGCGGAGCCACAGTTCGTAATCTTCCGGTAAGTTGCCGGTTTTGTATCCCCCGAAACGTTCTACGAGTTCGGTTCGGTATATGGTGCTGGGGTGTGCAAAAGGCGCTTCTTGAAAACGTCTCAGTCTAAGCTCTTCTGGCTTTAGGAGAGTATTTGTCCAATCCACGTAGCGTGCATATCCTGCCGCAGTTTCTCTGTTACCACCAAATTCTACACGCGTCCCTAAGATGCCTATCTCAGGATGTCCGTGCATGTAGGCAACTTGTTGTGCCAGGCGTTCCGGCATGGAGTAGTCGTCAGCGTCCATGCGTGCGATGAGTCGAGCACGAACTTTGGACAGCCCTGCATTGGCAGCAGCGGCTACGCCGGAGTGTGGCATGGTGAAGCCTCGCACGCGTTCATCCTGCGCAACATATCCTTTGATGATCTCCAGTGTGAAATCTGTGGAGCCATCATCGACGAGGATAAGTTCAAAGTCGCTGAATGTCTGAGCGAGAATGCTGTCTATAGCTGTGGCAAGAGAGTTTGCGCCGTTGAAAACGGGCATAACGACGGATACGGAGGGTGTGTTTGTATTCATAGAATAAAAAAATGCCTGCGATGCATGGCATCGCAGGCATTTTGCTTTATCTAACGATCATAGCGCGCAGCATGTCGCTACAATTTTCAGAGTTGTGACTCATGTCGAAGAGACAATCTACAAACTTCATGAGCTGGTAGACTTCTTTAAAGTCACGATCAAGGTCATACAGTTCCGCCATGACGTTTTGTTTCATGCGGAATACGTTGCGCTGCTGTGCGCGGATGCCTCGGAAATGTTCTTTAGTCTTCTGGCGGTTTACAGTGACAGTACCTTGAACGAGGTCGATGGTTGCTTCAAGAGCGACTTTCAACATTTCAATGGTTTTAGCCACTTCGTACAGGTAATCGAGAAGAAGCTTCTGCATGTCTTCTTCAATTGCCAGACGGTGCATACCAAGCCAGTTTAATGCTTCCTGACCAGAGTCGAGGATGTTGTCCTGACTGCGGGTGTAGTTGATGAACAGAGTCTTATCCACTGGCATAAACAGGCCATGTGGAAGGTGGTTACGGATATTACGTTTAATCTTATCCGCATGGTATTCAGCATCATCCACTTCCTGCTGCAGGGAATAGAATTCTCTGCAAGCGCCACCGGTAATGTAGCATTCCATGGATTCGTGAATAAGCCCCATGCCTTTCTCAATCTGCCCGTAGTGCTCGAGCAGTCCGCTCATCGGAGTGCGGTCGGATAACATTCCAAAGAATGGAACGCGAAATTTCATTGCAGTTTCCTCCTAAGAATCTACCGGTAAAAAACTTTTAAAGAATCGTCCACTTAAGCAACTGGAAAATAACAATACTGCTCAGTGCTGCAATTGGCACTGTGAGTACCCAGTAGAGAACGATTTTAAATAAAATCTGAAAGTTAACGGTACCAAAACCGCGGGCTACACCAACACCTACAATTGAGCCAACAGAAGCATGTGTTGTAGAAACAGGCATGCCGAGGTTGGACGCAATAAGTACAGTAGTTGCTGCGCCAAAATCAACAGCAAAGCCACGTGTGTTGTTAAGCGTGGTAATTTTGGTGCCTACGGTGTCCATAACTTTATAACCCAGAACTGAAATACCAAGAGTGATGCCTAGACCACCTATGATAAGCAGCCAAAGAGGAACCTCTGCAGTGCTGAGCAGTGCATGATCGCGTGCAATCATATAGATAGCAGCTACCGGACCGATAGCATTTGCAACGTCGTTGGCGCCCTGAGAAACTGCAACGTAACAGGAGGTGCCCACCTGCATTTTACGGAACAGTCCTTCAACAGCTTCAGATTCTTCGTCAACTTTTGGAATAAGTTTATGAATAAAACTTCTGGCAATACACCAGAAAAATGCGGTCACAATAGGAGCAAGGTAGGAGGCATCCCACCATGTAAGGTGCATGTTTTTGCCGAATGGTGTCTTAAACAGGAAGGATAAGAACACCAAGGTACACGTAAGTGCAATCCAGAACGGAGCCCACTTGCGCGCTTGCATAAGCATTTGGCTTCGAAACAGGATTCGTTTGCGGATTGATGAAAAGATAAGTCCAGCAATTACAGCACCAAATAATGGTGATATAACCCAGGATAGAACAACAAAACCGAGTGTGCCCCAGTTAACCACTTCCGGCCCGCCGACAACAATACCAAAGCCGAGGATAGATCCGACAATAGAATGGGTGGAAGAAACAGGAAGTGCCGTGAGCGTTGCAACAAGAACCCAGAGTCCAGCAGATAATAATGCTGCAAACATACCGACCATAAGAACCTTAGGGTCAGTAATCATTTCCGGGTTGATAATCCCTTTAGAAATTGTCCTGGTAACCTGAGCACCAAGAAAAACTGCGCCTGCGAAGTTAAGAACACCCGCAATAAGCACAGCTTGTTTGACAGTGATGGCTTTAGCACCAACCGCAGACGCCATTGAGTTAGCAACGTCGTTTGCACCAAGGTTGAACGCCATCATAAAACCGGCTAGTACAGCCAGTACAAGGAAAACAGTATATATATCCATACTTTTGGAGATTCCGAATGTTTTGTTTTCTTTCGCAGCAAACCGATACTTTTGAGTGAGCTGAAAAAGGCAACACTATTGTCAAAATCAATTCCGCACCGTACTGTCGCGATGTAACATAACAGCCATACAATTGCCACAATGTAGCGGATAATAAATACCATGAACAACTATTCCATCCGTAACAGACTCTTAACAGGAATGTTCCTGCTTTTAATGGTCGCGCTCATTCCCCCGTTTTACTATTTTGATTCGTCATTACGAACAGATATCCTTCGCGATGCCAAAGGTAGAGCAGTTACCTATCTAAATACGGTCGCGTGGACGACGCACGGAAATACTTTCACCAGCATACAGGAATTTGATGGCTGGCTAAAGGCACTTTCTCGTCATCTGAA from Halodesulfovibrio sp. MK-HDV includes the following:
- a CDS encoding cation:proton antiporter, with the protein product MGIATDLITVMLAALLGAIIARALKQPYILGYILGGMLVGPYTAGPTVSGDGQHNIELLSNIGVALLLFALGLDFTLKKLKPVRVIALIGTPAQVALTMAAGWGIAYYVLEWTSIQAVWFGAFMAFSNTMMILKTLENRGQMGTYISAIMVGILIMQDICTIPLLVILPTLSMVGEGLLPVAWALGKGALFLVAMFVLGTRLIPWVLSIVASAQSRELFMLACSTIGLGVGYATFLLGLSFPFGAFVAGVLISESDYARQALGDIAPMRDLFCMLFFASIGMLINFEFIIENIIPVLELTVAIILVKGFIFWLVATILRIRQQKALMIGFGMYSIGELSFLLASIAEESQIITDKQYSLILAAAILTMLLTPLTFKIAPLAYKLCKKAFRLENIETESYQASGRKDHVIIVGSGRVGVAIASILTEFLIPFVMIEYNLPAFLAAKQKGYPIIFGDAAVQEVYDTADPADAQLTLVTAPATTGCFPLIQNIRSRYSNMKIIASVNSDDQIEQLKACGVDVMINPILEASLEMTRLALEHFDVEDRNIGSMLSAYRIKQYTSGQLLPQIDETEGNSS
- a CDS encoding methyl-accepting chemotaxis protein, whose product is MEGVVKGNFWKTLAFRYIGCVFCILLLSISIVSAYFLRSQQETELAQNTTSNRRTLEHVANVLEDWTNAQINLAQIMAKSPTVIEACKNPEDSELVDKAQKYLQTYHNKYGFYENIPLAAHLPKGKSFSVTVNGKSRVIKDGTFFTDTVGGKTIGKGGAQLSFIKASRSGKEYFISQVYPSILRGNPIFVISIPVYDNSKHVGSVILAPQMDYFTNKFINNSKIGKTGSLFFIDSRGIFIAHKNPDMILKKDLGDHTGYIQKILGGQDNFFSTDATAEKYKYLVQPISISKGNILHEWILCATQAESEITAGSHKTAIAMQYAGAGLLIALGLLLYLLTRFFVTKPLAEIGEYATQIENGNLNAQLAFKSTTELGTLADSLRNMNVTIIGELQDKMSFMQGLLNGIQNPYAVVNANMELQSCNNYMIEITGRSGNVEDFAGWNISKFLFDDPSYHVILIDVMRDKTPCINKDFSYTNAVGKNYELVIDVVPLLDAEGNVTGGITFWNNVSELKARQKEMEANKKEIETAATHAHALSDKTEDILRLLTENVEESNTRTEKQKEYLLETITAIDELSATVQEIASNSSQTANTAQITKENADNGAGIVQESMHSIHSLQKLIATMSDDIDKLTEHADGIGNVMEIINDIADQTNLLALNAAIEAARAGEAGRGFSVVADEVRKLAEKTMSATSEVDSAVTAIQNGTRNCAASIKKVDTEAGNNVARAKDTEEALTGIRTMTESTSQMVTGIATAAEQQSAATEQVARTASDIGTIAEETYTAMQSATLRITEVKASFEELRNIIYAMK
- a CDS encoding glycosyltransferase family 2 protein is translated as MNTNTPSVSVVMPVFNGANSLATAIDSILAQTFSDFELILVDDGSTDFTLEIIKGYVAQDERVRGFTMPHSGVAAAANAGLSKVRARLIARMDADDYSMPERLAQQVAYMHGHPEIGILGTRVEFGGNRETAAGYARYVDWTNTLLKPEELRLRRFQEAPFAHPSTIYRTELVERFGGYKTGNLPEDYELWLRWMSLGIKAAKLPSTLVVWNDPPDRLSRTGEQCTTDNFYKMKSPYLADWLHNNVSPDRKIYVIGASKTSRNRALLLEQSGVVITGWIDVDPNKIGNIVNGKRVAGREILDQEHCFAVAYLAGHDANDQLEEFLKTKGYTLGRDYILAS
- a CDS encoding DUF47 domain-containing protein, with amino-acid sequence MKFRVPFFGMLSDRTPMSGLLEHYGQIEKGMGLIHESMECYITGGACREFYSLQQEVDDAEYHADKIKRNIRNHLPHGLFMPVDKTLFINYTRSQDNILDSGQEALNWLGMHRLAIEEDMQKLLLDYLYEVAKTIEMLKVALEATIDLVQGTVTVNRQKTKEHFRGIRAQQRNVFRMKQNVMAELYDLDRDFKEVYQLMKFVDCLFDMSHNSENCSDMLRAMIVR
- a CDS encoding inorganic phosphate transporter; this translates as MDIYTVFLVLAVLAGFMMAFNLGANDVANSMASAVGAKAITVKQAVLIAGVLNFAGAVFLGAQVTRTISKGIINPEMITDPKVLMVGMFAALLSAGLWVLVATLTALPVSSTHSIVGSILGFGIVVGGPEVVNWGTLGFVVLSWVISPLFGAVIAGLIFSSIRKRILFRSQMLMQARKWAPFWIALTCTLVFLSFLFKTPFGKNMHLTWWDASYLAPIVTAFFWCIARSFIHKLIPKVDEESEAVEGLFRKMQVGTSCYVAVSQGANDVANAIGPVAAIYMIARDHALLSTAEVPLWLLIIGGLGITLGISVLGYKVMDTVGTKITTLNNTRGFAVDFGAATTVLIASNLGMPVSTTHASVGSIVGVGVARGFGTVNFQILFKIVLYWVLTVPIAALSSIVIFQLLKWTIL